Below is a genomic region from Botrytis cinerea B05.10 chromosome 2, complete sequence.
CTGCATATCATCATCGCACAAAGAGTTCTAGTTGTAGATAAGGTATCGTTGTATTATATGCGGGTGCGAGAATTCAGCTCAGCTGGGTCAAAGTGACATGTTAGATAATGCAAGATTGTGATCACTAGTATAGACTTGACATATACTTGTATTGTAATATGCATTATGCACATGCAGTAGGGAGTGACGCTTGAAGTATGTCGGTGATCTGGAAGAATACAGAGCAACTTTTGATCAAGATCATGGATATCAATTTACCAGATAAAAAAATTCCCCACAGTCCACGTTTTTTTTTCACTCTTCTAGGCTTCAAGGGTAATATCTGCATTCACATGGATCAAAGTCTTGAGAAGCTGTAAATGTAGCGGTCAAACTTGTGTCCCAAGAAGCCCTAGAAGCCGGATATGCACCCTTATCCCCTGCAACGGAAGGGTGGGATTTTGGGTACGGGTTTGTTGAGGAACTTGAATGCGGCATGACatgaaatgatatgatatgttttATGAGTAAGGTAAGCTGATCTAAGCGCCTGTGTAGATCGATTGGTTTGAAATATGCGCAAGTATTCAAATAACCGATTTTGGTATATCGTATCCTTTGCGTCACAAGGAACATTTgcacatctcatctctgGAAAAGGGTAACTGGTATAGGTGATACAAGGTGATGCTAGTAATCTAAAACAATTAACTGCCGTTTGAGTCCTCGGGTAGAGCCCGAGTCTCGTCTGTAATTACGCTTTCGGGCGTAGCTTTTGGTTTGGTATCTGCTAGTCCCCCAGATTTCAAGCTCGTTGAAGGTGACTGGAGCTCGTAAAGGTTATAGCGCTTAAGCTTTTCCCAGTCATCTCCAACGACACTCATACCACAGATAGTCTAGCCAATGCAAGTTAGCATGTTGATCTCTGCATTTGTGGGTTTTGCATTCGTTACCTGGTAAATCTCGATTATTATCACTTTGTCTGGCTTAGTGAGGTTGACTTTATGATTGCCATCCACCAGAGATGCGACCTGTTTAATCACGGCATCCCGCTTTAATGTGCTGTGGTTGCGTATCGTGGGTCGAATAGCATACTGTAATGCAGTTAATGACTGTTCGGCCAAACCTCAAACAATCCAATCAAACTTTGAGGCTAGAACTTCAATGTCGTAGCAGCACTATACGCAAAATAGGAAGACGTACCGAGTATGCAGCAATCTCTTCTGATTTTGCAGCTCCTCCAGCAAGTCGGAAATGAGCACCTAGCACGGCTTGTCCGACTTCTTCAATACCTTTTTCCGTTGCTTTTCCAATGATTGACATTGGTGTTAGACGATTTACAAACCTCAATTTTCTCACCCCACCCGATGCTGCATCTTCACACATCCTGTGGACGAGATCGGCCGGGTCTATTGGCGACCGTGTTTTGAAGAACAGCACGCATTGAATATCGAGGTAAATCGCTGAGAAAAGCTTCTCTGCAGGATCTTTGTGCGCTGCAACTTCTTTTCGGATGGATgcttcaatatcatcaactgATTCGGTagcatcttcgtcttcctcatCACCCTTTTCATTGCTTGACTTCACGGAAATACCATAGTACTTCTCAGCAGACTAATCGCAATTTAGCATAAACCGGTTGAAGTCTGGGGCTGAGACCTGATAACTAACCTCCTCGAGCAGACTCCTCAGCTCCTCTGTCgcctttccttctttgccCTTCACGCACGTTGCCCAAATACCTTGGTCGCCTGGTTCTATCTTTCCACCGCTCTTAGAGGCCATTTTAGTTTGCTGGTGTGGAGTTTGCCATTTGCCATTTGAACCACCCTGCATAAGAAGTCAGAGGAATTTATGAGAGACCAATGAGTCAAATTGAAACACAGGTTGTCAAACCCGAGAGCCACTTTGAAGTTCTACAGCAACTCCGAATCGAAAAATTGACAGCCTGTTCAAGCTCTCTTCCACGATGTCGCGACAACTCATTGGTGATGAAGACAGAAACCATGGTCTTGTCTGCATGTCTTGGAGCCATCAcgaaatttgaagaattctcTGAGGTAGACCTGATGGAACAAAGTCTTTGGTAGCCAACCTCGCCGAAGTATTAACACTCTCAAGCCGAAGACTTCAACCGAAATCAATACTCGTTCCTTTCTCGGCTGCTAGCAAAACCATCACcaaatccacatccatatccaattGCTTCGATGCGCTTCTCTTTTGTGCTCACCCCAAAAGTAAACCCTCCATGAATTCAGAATTAAAAAGGAAACCCACATACCTTAGCTCTCTTCCCTCCTCTATTATCCCCATCTCTCGCATCTCTCGCATCTCTTCCGCTGCCTCCagacctttctttcctcttatTATTTGAATCCGCCATATGCTCAACTCGCGCCTATCAAATTATACTCTCCGGCTTGATCTTACTTCCAATCCCACCTTACTTCTACTATTTATCAGAAGAGGACGCGAATCTGTTGTTGTTTCAATACTTGTCCGGCGTTGAAGATCACGCCGCCTaaacaaaatggaaaatatCGCTTAGTCAGGTAGTCTAAAATACCCCACTTCGCCGCATTGGGGTAAGGTAAGGAATGAACTGTGAATTGGTGGGAgttttgaagatgaaaagcAAGATTTGCATTGGgattttgaagttgaaaGTTTCAATTTTCTGCATTTGATCACCTCCCATGATATTCTTGTACCCTGATTTCACTCCAGTATATCGAACTCATGTGTCAATCCCAAGGTTACCTTGATGCA
It encodes:
- the Bctan1 gene encoding Bctan1 is translated as MADSNNKRKERSGGSGRDARDARDGDNRGGKRAKGGSNGKWQTPHQQTKMASKSGGKIEPGDQGIWATCVKGKEGKATEELRSLLEESAEKYYGISVKSSNEKGDEEDEDATESVDDIEASIRKEVAAHKDPAEKLFSAIYLDIQCVLFFKTRSPIDPADLVHRMCEDAASGGVRKLRFVNRLTPMSIIGKATEKGIEEVGQAVLGAHFRLAGGAAKSEEIAAYSYAIRPTIRNHSTLKRDAVIKQVASLVDGNHKVNLTKPDKVIIIEIYQTICGMSVVGDDWEKLKRYNLYELQSPSTSLKSGGLADTKPKATPESVITDETRALPEDSNGS